One genomic window of Caballeronia sp. SBC1 includes the following:
- a CDS encoding LysR substrate-binding domain-containing protein has product MEIKWIEDFVALAQYQSFSRAAEVRNVTQSGFSRRIQALEQWVGADLIDRSSYPPTLTPAGRLFREAADDILNRLFDTRAIIRTEQRMPGIGLQIAAGHTIALSFLPAWLNALTAQFRDVRARVIPTNVHDSILMLVNGNCELMFAYHHPDLPLHLDPTRYEYLTVGIDTFMPVCKPNQKSGPSLRLPGTVSRPLPLISYTETSYFGRCLALLLRRAKTQPALRPHYESDMAEVLKKMVLEGEGIAWLPKSSIQTELKNGELVPAGGKEWNLEVELRVYRDASNKNEFIDTLWRYLRSSA; this is encoded by the coding sequence ATGGAGATTAAATGGATCGAGGACTTTGTTGCTCTTGCCCAGTACCAAAGTTTTTCGCGTGCTGCTGAGGTTCGCAATGTCACTCAGTCCGGTTTCAGCCGGCGTATTCAGGCGCTCGAACAATGGGTGGGAGCCGACCTGATCGACCGCAGCAGTTATCCGCCCACACTGACACCCGCCGGGCGTCTCTTCAGGGAAGCTGCCGACGACATTCTCAATCGCCTGTTCGACACCCGGGCCATCATTCGTACGGAACAGCGAATGCCCGGCATCGGGCTGCAAATTGCAGCGGGCCACACCATTGCGCTCAGTTTTCTTCCGGCTTGGCTCAACGCGCTTACCGCACAATTTCGCGATGTCAGGGCGCGCGTGATTCCCACCAACGTCCATGATTCCATCCTGATGCTGGTGAACGGCAATTGCGAATTGATGTTTGCGTATCACCACCCCGACCTGCCGCTTCATCTCGATCCCACGCGCTATGAGTACCTGACGGTTGGCATCGACACATTCATGCCTGTCTGCAAACCGAATCAAAAGTCGGGGCCTTCTCTGCGCTTGCCCGGCACCGTCAGCCGCCCTTTGCCGCTTATCTCGTACACCGAGACCAGCTATTTTGGCCGCTGCCTGGCCTTGCTGCTGCGCCGCGCCAAGACGCAACCGGCGCTGCGTCCGCACTACGAATCGGATATGGCGGAAGTGCTCAAGAAGATGGTACTGGAGGGTGAAGGCATTGCGTGGCTGCCGAAAAGCTCCATACAAACCGAGCTGAAAAATGGTGAACTCGTCCCGGCTGGCGGCAAGGAATGGAATCTCGAAGTCGAGTTGCGTGTGTACCGCGACGCATCGAATAAAAACGAGTTCATTGACACTCTGTGGCGATACCTGCGCTCATCCGCCTGA
- a CDS encoding LysR family transcriptional regulator, protein MNPTEFFALLPDMAVFARVVDAGNFSVAARQLGSTPSTVSRQIKRLEEALATRLLERSTRKVKVTESGEQVVRFCRDMVSAASSAVDAAGSLAGRPQGKVSVSAPTAFAKTVIHPLVPGFLRTYEEVDLQLLYADHEVDPLVNDLDLVIRLTDRPPPGLAGRRLGSVRWVLCASPAYLRARGTPTHPCDLAQHDCLYLGETTDDNRWRFRRGTETQTVEVSGRYIANHAGARLEAAQQDFGIANLPEFTATGALESGELVQVLADWDLEARAYVGSVWLLYPPNRFLPPKVRVLIDYLVEHIHERK, encoded by the coding sequence ATGAATCCAACAGAATTTTTTGCTTTGCTGCCCGACATGGCCGTATTCGCTCGTGTCGTCGATGCCGGCAACTTTTCGGTGGCGGCGCGCCAGCTCGGCAGCACGCCGTCGACGGTCAGCCGCCAGATCAAGCGTCTTGAGGAAGCGCTGGCCACGCGTCTGCTCGAGCGATCAACTCGCAAAGTGAAGGTGACCGAATCGGGCGAACAGGTCGTTCGATTCTGCCGCGACATGGTGAGCGCGGCGTCGAGCGCCGTAGATGCAGCCGGTTCACTGGCCGGCCGGCCGCAGGGAAAAGTCAGCGTGAGCGCGCCAACGGCGTTTGCGAAAACGGTGATTCATCCGCTCGTGCCGGGCTTTTTGCGCACTTACGAGGAGGTCGATCTCCAGTTGCTATACGCGGATCATGAGGTCGATCCGCTAGTGAACGATCTCGATCTCGTGATCCGGCTAACGGATCGACCACCGCCCGGTCTGGCGGGACGCCGGCTCGGTTCGGTACGCTGGGTGCTGTGCGCGTCGCCAGCGTATCTGCGTGCGCGCGGCACGCCCACACACCCGTGCGATCTCGCGCAACACGACTGCCTCTATCTGGGCGAAACCACCGACGACAACCGCTGGCGTTTTCGACGAGGCACTGAGACGCAGACCGTGGAGGTTAGCGGGCGATATATAGCGAATCATGCCGGTGCGCGACTCGAAGCGGCGCAGCAGGATTTCGGCATTGCGAACCTGCCGGAATTCACCGCCACCGGTGCGTTAGAGAGTGGCGAACTTGTACAAGTGCTCGCCGACTGGGATCTCGAAGCGCGCGCCTATGTAGGCTCAGTGTGGCTGCTCTATCCGCCGAATCGATTTCTGCCGCCCAAGGTGCGGGTCTTGATCGATTATCTGGTCGAGCACATACACGAGCGCAAGTGA
- a CDS encoding aspartate/glutamate racemase family protein, whose product MREKHLQGRRSFGVIGGLGPLASADMFFKLVKSTPATGDADHFDVVFEQHPFRGAGATSAATVERKLYIFDLIRAFEKRGIETVVLPCFLSHTFMDELKANSSLQIVDMIEAVRHHVRRKFPSVRRIGVLASDYTRRNGLFERYFSAPEFDVIHPRIDGTTDLVTRAVYGENGIKSGHLLGQPVALLKAACDDLIAQGAEIIVPGMTEIALVADELGAKPATFGVPLIDSNLAYAQYIVSGQYESPAKLFKVGVVGGVGPAATVDFMQKIVSNTPAKRDQDHIKLLVEQNPQIPDRTNNLIGDGPDPTISLYATCKKLESGDADIIAIPCNTAHAFVQRIQPYLGIPIVNMLTVTVEMLRDSFPSLSEVGLLATSGTVASGVYRQALEAQGLRQVLPSPALQASVMNAIYGKEGVKAGFVNGQCMDDIRAALEGLVEQGVEVVILGCTELPLLLPRAQWLSASGRTITLVDPTDILAKRCVAYATAAAELEAESEVPH is encoded by the coding sequence ATGAGAGAGAAGCATTTGCAGGGACGCCGATCTTTTGGCGTCATTGGTGGACTTGGCCCGCTCGCCAGCGCCGACATGTTTTTCAAACTCGTGAAGTCGACGCCCGCAACCGGCGACGCGGATCACTTCGATGTTGTCTTCGAGCAGCATCCGTTTCGCGGCGCCGGCGCCACCAGCGCCGCGACGGTGGAACGCAAGCTCTACATCTTCGATCTCATTCGTGCATTCGAGAAACGCGGCATAGAGACGGTCGTGCTGCCCTGCTTCCTGAGCCACACTTTCATGGACGAGTTGAAGGCCAATTCGTCCCTGCAGATCGTGGACATGATCGAGGCAGTGCGACACCATGTGCGGCGCAAATTCCCTTCCGTGCGTCGCATTGGCGTGCTGGCATCGGACTACACCCGGCGCAACGGTCTCTTCGAGCGCTATTTTTCGGCGCCCGAATTCGACGTCATTCATCCGCGTATCGATGGAACCACGGACCTGGTCACGCGTGCGGTGTATGGGGAAAATGGCATCAAGTCCGGCCATCTGCTGGGTCAGCCGGTTGCGCTGCTGAAAGCCGCTTGCGACGATCTCATTGCGCAAGGTGCCGAGATCATCGTGCCGGGCATGACCGAGATCGCGCTCGTTGCAGATGAGCTTGGCGCTAAACCAGCCACGTTCGGCGTCCCTCTGATCGACTCGAATCTTGCGTATGCGCAGTACATTGTGTCGGGCCAGTACGAGTCGCCGGCCAAGCTGTTCAAGGTCGGCGTGGTCGGCGGCGTTGGCCCTGCGGCGACAGTGGACTTCATGCAGAAGATAGTCAGCAACACACCGGCGAAGCGGGATCAGGATCATATCAAGCTGCTGGTCGAGCAGAATCCGCAGATCCCCGATCGCACCAACAACCTGATCGGCGATGGCCCGGACCCCACCATCTCGTTGTACGCCACGTGCAAGAAACTCGAGAGCGGCGACGCCGATATCATCGCGATTCCATGCAACACGGCGCACGCGTTTGTGCAGCGGATCCAGCCGTATCTCGGCATCCCGATCGTCAATATGCTGACCGTGACGGTCGAGATGCTTCGCGATTCGTTTCCGTCGCTTAGCGAGGTCGGGCTGCTAGCTACATCGGGGACGGTAGCAAGCGGGGTGTATCGGCAAGCGCTTGAAGCGCAAGGATTACGGCAGGTCTTGCCGAGTCCTGCATTGCAGGCAAGCGTGATGAATGCGATCTACGGCAAGGAGGGAGTGAAGGCCGGCTTCGTGAACGGACAGTGCATGGACGACATCCGAGCGGCGCTGGAAGGCTTGGTCGAGCAAGGGGTCGAAGTCGTGATCCTTGGCTGTACGGAATTGCCATTGCTGCTTCCGCGCGCTCAATGGCTAAGCGCTAGCGGACGAACGATCACGCTAGTCGATCCGACGGATATTCTGGCAAAACGCTGCGTTGCGTACGCTACCGCGGCGGCCGAACTGGAGGCGGAGTCAGAAGTCCCCCACTAA
- a CDS encoding dicarboxylate/amino acid:cation symporter, whose protein sequence is MKNRLTLYIVIGMVLGVVIGYVCHRSAADSNAAKEVAGYFSIITDIFLRLIKMIIAPLVFATLVSGLAGMDGTSDVRRIGIRSVGWFVCASLMSLALGLCLANLLQPGASLHMVQTSTDVSTGLNTAGLNFKDFVTHAFPTSILDAMARNDILQILVFSVLFGVVLGAIKSDPRVTPLVQAIDALVPAMLKLTDYVMRLAPVGVFGAIASAVTLHGLDVLMTYGKLIGSFYVGLALLWVILIGAGYAFLGNAIWSLLRAVREPAMLAFSTASSEAAYPRLTEKLEEFGVDKKVVGFTLPLGYAFNLDGSMMYQAFAAIFIAQAFGIDMPVGTQILMLLVLMISSKGMAGVARGSVVVVAAVAPMFHLPPSGVVLILAIDQILDMGRTATNVIGNSIATAVIAKWETARVTRTEAVTFDQLQGEAK, encoded by the coding sequence ATGAAAAACCGGTTAACGCTTTATATAGTCATCGGCATGGTGCTTGGCGTCGTGATCGGCTACGTCTGTCACCGGAGCGCCGCGGATTCGAACGCAGCAAAAGAAGTCGCCGGCTACTTCTCCATCATCACCGATATCTTCCTGAGGCTCATCAAGATGATCATTGCGCCGCTGGTATTCGCCACGCTGGTGTCGGGCCTTGCGGGCATGGACGGAACGAGCGACGTGCGCCGCATTGGCATTCGATCAGTCGGCTGGTTCGTCTGCGCCTCCCTCATGTCACTCGCCCTTGGTCTCTGTCTCGCCAACCTCCTGCAACCGGGTGCGAGCCTGCATATGGTCCAGACCAGTACCGACGTGAGCACGGGCCTGAATACCGCGGGGCTGAACTTCAAGGACTTTGTCACGCACGCATTTCCGACGAGCATTCTCGACGCAATGGCGCGCAACGACATCCTTCAAATACTGGTGTTCTCCGTGCTCTTCGGCGTTGTGTTGGGTGCGATCAAGTCGGACCCAAGGGTGACGCCACTCGTGCAAGCGATCGACGCCCTCGTTCCCGCCATGCTCAAGCTCACCGACTACGTCATGCGCCTTGCACCCGTGGGTGTATTCGGCGCAATTGCATCGGCTGTGACGTTACATGGTCTCGATGTGCTGATGACATACGGCAAGCTGATCGGCAGCTTCTATGTGGGACTTGCGCTGCTGTGGGTGATCCTGATCGGCGCCGGGTACGCGTTTCTTGGCAACGCCATCTGGTCGTTGCTCAGAGCAGTACGCGAGCCCGCCATGCTGGCGTTTTCAACCGCGAGCAGCGAAGCAGCGTATCCGCGCCTGACGGAGAAGCTGGAAGAGTTCGGCGTGGACAAGAAGGTGGTTGGCTTTACGCTGCCGCTGGGGTATGCATTCAATCTGGATGGCTCAATGATGTATCAGGCATTCGCCGCCATCTTCATTGCGCAGGCTTTTGGTATCGATATGCCCGTAGGCACGCAGATCCTGATGCTGCTCGTGCTCATGATCAGCAGCAAGGGCATGGCCGGAGTGGCGCGAGGCTCTGTCGTGGTCGTTGCCGCCGTTGCGCCGATGTTCCATCTGCCTCCGTCCGGCGTCGTGCTGATCCTCGCGATCGACCAGATACTTGACATGGGCCGGACCGCGACCAACGTGATCGGCAACAGCATTGCAACGGCCGTGATTGCGAAGTGGGAGACGGCTCGTGTCACGCGCACGGAAGCCGTGACCTTTGATCAGCTGCAAGGCGAAGCAAAATGA
- a CDS encoding DMT family transporter, with product MSKQNRLLLLSDLMLLVVAVVWGTSYGIVKSALVFYPVLGLLTLRFGMTFVMLSPALRSLRHADARTLRGVFIAGLLLLGIFLSETFGVLLTRAANAAFLISLCVVLTPLVEWMLLKRRPGRIEWAAVALSLLGAWLLAGDGAVAFNPGDALILLAALLRALNVCVTKRVLRDSVLPPLSVTAVQSGVVAFGSAAVALVFAPQQWQHVPSFAGHEPFWGSVFYLVFACTLFAFFAQNYAIKRSSPTRVALLMGSEPAFGALFAWFWLGEKISLIAWVGGGLIVVASMLATVRWRKAIPVSVPRASEVLP from the coding sequence ATGTCCAAGCAAAACCGCCTGCTCTTACTGTCCGACCTGATGCTGCTCGTGGTCGCGGTGGTCTGGGGCACCAGTTATGGAATCGTCAAGAGCGCGCTTGTGTTTTATCCAGTGCTGGGCCTGCTGACGCTGCGATTCGGCATGACGTTTGTCATGTTGTCGCCCGCGTTGCGGAGTTTGCGTCACGCCGACGCGCGCACGTTGCGCGGCGTATTTATCGCAGGCTTGCTGCTGCTGGGTATTTTCCTGAGCGAAACGTTTGGCGTGCTGCTGACGCGTGCCGCCAATGCGGCGTTCCTGATCAGCCTGTGCGTGGTGCTGACGCCGCTGGTCGAGTGGATGCTGCTCAAGCGCCGACCCGGGCGGATCGAGTGGGCAGCAGTCGCGCTCTCGCTGTTAGGTGCATGGCTGCTTGCCGGTGACGGCGCGGTCGCCTTCAATCCAGGCGATGCGCTGATCCTGCTGGCTGCCTTACTGCGCGCGCTGAATGTCTGCGTGACGAAACGCGTGTTGCGTGACTCGGTGCTGCCGCCTTTGTCAGTGACAGCCGTGCAGTCGGGCGTGGTCGCGTTTGGCAGTGCCGCCGTGGCGCTCGTGTTTGCGCCGCAGCAGTGGCAGCACGTGCCGTCATTCGCGGGGCACGAGCCGTTTTGGGGCAGCGTGTTTTATCTGGTTTTTGCGTGCACGCTGTTCGCGTTCTTCGCGCAGAACTATGCGATCAAGCGCAGCAGTCCAACCCGCGTTGCGCTGCTGATGGGCAGCGAACCCGCGTTCGGCGCGTTGTTCGCCTGGTTTTGGCTGGGCGAGAAAATATCGCTTATTGCATGGGTTGGCGGCGGGTTGATTGTCGTGGCGTCCATGCTGGCGACGGTGCGCTGGCGCAAGGCGATACCCGTTAGCGTCCCTCGCGCTTCAGAGGTTCTGCCCTGA